AGAGTTTACTGGACGTGTTTCACAAtatctttttttctcatttaatcATTGTTCTTATTTTGGTAAAGCCatatttcaatacatgtttctCAGTCTGCATCTACAACATTAAAGCAATAAGATATATTGGTAAGTACATTTAGAACAAGACGGTTTGAATTAGACTTTGATCTGATTATTCTTCTTTGAGAGAGACTGTCTGTCTCCCACTATACTTTTATGACTAACCATTATATAAAAGCAACTAACACGGTGAATAGAAGTATTACATTtagttacattttcttttattataaatacacactATATGAATAATATGCATCCCAAAAAAACAgctgtgtacatttattttgcgTCTTTGGTACTTAAAATTGCGATGTTAATTACAGTTGACTGGCCAGAGTTGTCCCAATTATGTCATATAGTGCATTCGGCTGTGAACAAAGAAGGTTTAAAGTGTAAAATTACTTTGCTATTTACCCAAGCCATGAATTGGGTTTACTTGCATCAAGACTGAACGTAATTGCCAGGATTATGTGTTTAATGGCTAACTAACAACAACATGCTAAAATGGCTTTACAATACATAACACAATAGCTTTTACACATTTCTGTCAGCATTTCCAGTGGATTATAAAGGGCAGAATGAAGTACTTAGATCGTTTTAGTTTACGTGGCAAAGGGAAAATTAAAACCTATCATTGACAATATAATCTCAACACCTTGTAATAAAGGTGTGTAAATCTTAACtataacctatttttttttttacaagatttCTGCATAGGACTGGTGGCTAATTGTTGTAATTATGGTTTCCTTGGATAGGATTTTATCAACAGCATACCAAACGTGGCAGCCACAGCAAATATCCCGAAGGACGTCAAGTCTGAATTTTCAACACAGgttacatatttttaaagattATCTACCTATACCAATCAATAGTCCACCTAAGATGCACCAGCTAAGATGcagtaacttgctcaaggtccCTAAACTTCACCAAATCTTTAGGCTGTATTGTGTTACTGGCAGAGTATTTATAAAGAGCACTATGACTAACCATTGTAACCTACCTGGCTATCTTCTCCAGTTTGTAGGTTCTTTAGTTCATAAACACTGACTTGTCCATCACTGTCACCAATTAGGATACAGTCTGTTTTTGTAGCAAACAGCAGTGCGGTGAGATTCACTCCAGGGCTGGCTGGACTCACAACAGTAGGATCCAAGCTGCAATACAACAATAAGGTAACCCTTTACAAACATCAGTTGCTGTTGTTGTATATGTTAATTCAGAACCCTATATTAACCATTTAGTAGAGGTACAATCAGCAATCCGTTTTCTTATTGAATATCCAACAGGTAATacactttattattcaaaagcaaggaGCAATTGACTGGACCATTATGGAGCCATACAGAGTAGTGTTACGTAACAGAAGTGTGTACTGCTGTTTAAAGGAATAAATAAAGATTCTAATGTCTCGTAAAGGTCAAAATATTTCCTGCAAAGTAGATGAACTTTAATTTCCTGCATGGGCTACTCCGTTTGAAGAAATGTAGAACTGTAAAAAGTGattccttttttttataaaatcagtCAAACTTTAGCTTCATGTGTAACTGAACTGGACTGACTGGCTGAAAAAGGAACATTGATTGACATATTAGCTGCATGCTACAACCTTTTTCTTAACTAATTTCATTTTGCATCAAATCACAAATACAGTAATTCTCTTACTCATACTTGTTTCACTCATTCTAGACATTGTTCTTTCAGGTCCACTGCTTATGAAACTTGCATATTGACTTGATTTCTCTGCCACGTGAAAGTCCATGGTCTTCACTTCAGCAGAATGGAAGGAAGGTGTCATACATGTCACACGTGGTTGCCATCACACctgcaatatttaaaaatatatattaaaaaaacatggctacGGTTGGGGATTTGAGGGACAACTGGGACAGCGAAAATGTTGCTTTGCCTTTATACTTTAGTCAACATACCTGCGTCAGCAACGTCGATTTTTTCACACTGGACTTCTTTGGTTTTTGGTGCGCCATTAAAAGTCTGCTTCATCCTCTCAATGTATTGACCATTTCCAGCTCTGTTTTTACACAATCCCACATAGGCGTTGTTTTCTGCCTCTGAAGAGAGCCGTTATACAGTATTTTGCTGTCAGCGTGTAAACCCATACTTCATCGGCTCGTTGATCCTGAGATGCTGCGACTTGCAGTCTGGTTAAATTTGTTCATTGTCGCTGAACCAGATGCATTGAGCTTTTTTGGTGTTGCAGCATTTCTAGATGATCTGAAAATACATCAAAAGAAACATTGTCATGTTTCTCATTCATTGTAAGTATTCGTGTGACCTGCTTTTTTTGATAATCATGGGgtcaaaagacaaaacaaatacGCTGTAACTTCAACAGCCGGCCTCCTCATTTTAGAAGTGCTGGTAGGCATCATGTCGATGGGTTTGGGTTATTTaaatacttgaataattttaaacTATGTTATCATCGCTCTTCAATCACTTCGCATAAAGCTGTTTCCAGACGGCAAACTATTTTGAAGTTGCCATGATGGAAATAGACTCCGCCCTGCTGTGGGACAAATCCAAGTGAATACAAACTTCTTCATTGTCCCTTAacttaatatttaacacaacgaAGATACAAAATGTAAATATCGTTGTAAAAGCGGTGTCACGTCgtgatatttgtttatattttgtgcaCAGTATAtgttttgttcatttataatgttaGCATTCATTTTCACTGTGGATCGTTTCATAAGCGACTTATTTGTAGACCGCAACAGGCTTTTTACAACGTAGAGAGGATCATTAAAacgtttttgttttctattttagaACAGTGTGCACAGTCTAGTGCCAACTAATACTTGGAGGGAAATTGCTTTGAATATGTGCATGAGGAGAAGGTCTTGCAGCTAAAACTGCTGCTGTTGCTTTTAgctacattaaacaaaaagcGAACATGAGAACCCGCTGTTTTATTACTCATTGTATGATGTTAACGAACAATATGTCCATGCTACAGTTCCAATAGTTTGTGCAGCGTCCTCTACATTCACGTGACTCCTAGAGTTCTCCATCCGGGTCTTAGCGATGACCCGCAATGTGACCCTACAGCACAGCAAACATGGCGGAGGTAAGAGGAAACTCATATAAACATTcgtaaaaatataatttgctTCATAATTGTagaggtgtttaaaaaaaaaaatagatcaaaACTACAAgcccaaaatgcttttttttttttacaactatactttcacattttaaaagcatattaacttgttgattattttttaaaaacgtatACCGTGTACATTTTTCAAACTTCTgtaatttaaaattatttgacgtcaacaatgaaaataatacaaatgttcgTAAACAGGCAGtacgttttttttaaatatattttcattggtGATTGtacgtaatatatatatatatatatatatatatatatatatatatatatatatatatatatatatatatatatatatatagtgaatatCGAATGTATGCTGTTTAGTTGAGGCGCGCTTTTCCAGCCTTTTAACTTAAAGTTCCAGTTTTATCCACTAGGCCTGCTTTAAAAGTAAAACTGTTACACCATTTTATAGATTAATTATACTTTTGTGGAAATAAATTACTTGTCTGatatctaataacattttaagaAAACGTAGGGTTTTTTCGGACGAAAACAGAGTTGTCAGAGTAAAGTTCAACTAccgatagcaaaaaaaaaaagcgcgtACTACCGTAGACTTAGGACGTCATACTGTGACAATCGGTTCTTTGCAttggcagtgttttgttttttttggtatattaTGAAAAGACCGATTTCAGTTTGGATTTAAGTAGCGCTTATGGTGTGTTGAGTTAGTTGGgatgtgtatttcagtgtgtagtgttatTGTCGCTTAATGGACAGAGTTAGTTAGATCGATATTTATGCATGCAAGATTATTGATTATTGCTTCCCCCGTTGTTCAACCGAGTAAAATCAAGCTCCTTGTGTGATCAAAATCAGGTGAAACGGGGTAACATGAAGAGGTTTTCAATTGGTTATTATATGAGTTTGAACAGTTATGAATGCTAATAATTTCTAATTTAAGCATGGATTGTCTCAATGgggaaccttttttttaaaaaaaaagtagccaTGTTTTCTAAGCATTTAGTTGGTTGCTACTCGTAGTAATGACAGCCAGCTTAGTATAGTATTTAGATTTTCAACAGTTTCACAAGTGCTTTACTTGTacattttactttcttttacagCCCTCTGGGAGTTCGAGCCCAGGTAAACAATCTCATCTTACTGAATGTACTGATTCTTTACGTTCAATGATTTTGTAGTAAAACGTTAAAAGATTATAACATAACCGTGCTAAAAGCACTAAACCTACATATTGATGCTTTTGAAAGATTGTTTTTCCTTTCTTTAGAGTACgtgatttattttacattacactTTCCTTTCTTTAGAGTACgtgatttattttacattacactTTCATTTCTTTAGAGTACgtgatttattttacattacactTTCCTTTCTTTAGAGTACgtgatttattttacattacactTTCATTTCTTTCTGTCTTAATTCTATTTCTAAAtttctagtttttattttattttttatttctgtttttttaaagcatgctgTAGTTTGTTTCTTTATGAAGTCTTGCAGTATGTGTTAAAGTAACCTCATTGGAAAACATCAGTAAATTGCATCACTAACTTCAGAGTAATGTTTTCTCAGCCTTTTTAACCTGTTTATATTTGATCGGTATAAACCTGTACTTTATCCCTAGTTTGTCAGTGTGTTCTGAATTTCTGTAATTTCTTAAATAGGAGGTTCAGCTGGCTCAGATGACCATGAATTCGATCCTTCTGCGGAGATGCTGATACATGACTATGATGATGAGCGGACGCTGGAGGAAGAGGAACTGATGGAAGGGGAAAACAATTTTAGTACTGAGATTGAAGATCTTGCTCGGGTAAGTGCTTCATCTCAGGATAGCGGTTCCGGTTCTTAGAGGGAGGATGTCTACAAATAGGTCTTAACTTTTAAAGGCTCAATCGCAGGTAAAACttataagaaacaaagtcaagtagacagtTCATCAGTTTATAGATGGGAATTGGCTGCCAGTTTATTTGATCATTTACttaactatttaattaaaaagctaTGTATCAATATACTCCATCAGGCCATTTTACTGTTCTATTCAAACTATGTTAATGGTTTTAATCAGTTAAAGACAAGTTGGCTGTATTCCGTTAAAGTGTATGTTAATCAATTGATTGAATTTACCTAAGCTATAGAATATAATAAAGGAAACACTACATTAAAAATCAGCACATCTATAAACACCTTGTAGTGAAATATATCTATTAGAAAGCAAGGATGTTTGTTTATACTTGCAGGAAGGTGATATGCCGATTCAGGAGCTCCTTAGTTTGTATGGCTATAGGACTGGAGGATCTcctgagcaggaggaggatggagaggtagaggaggaggaggaggaagaggaagatgaggaggagttGGAGGATGTGGATAATGACGAGAATAGTGGTAGCAGTGGGGACATGCAGGGGACTAAGGTATGTTACAGGTCACACTGCTTTTCACAATTCACCCAGTGCTGGCTAATACAGACTGCTAGTTAGcttactgtatgtgttttaaatgacAAAATCTTACCACCAGATGCAATGTTTGAGGCTCTAAAGGACCATACCCAAATTATTCTAGCTTTTGTTTgtagcttttttgtttttcttacttCCTAGGAGGAGAGACTTAAAGATTCTTCAGGGCAAGAGGATGAGACTCAGTCCTCCAACGATGACCAAGCACAATCTGTCACTTCTCATGATACATCTGAGTTAATCCGCCCACGAAGATGTAAATACTTCgaaagtatgtgttttttttttgtagtgtctTACATTTAATTATTGATGTAATATAAGTTGTATGTGGATTAATGAAACTAATTTAGCTGCTCaatccttcttttgtttcaatAAGGTAATGATGCTGAAGAAGAATCAGAAGAAGATGAAGATTATATTCCATCTGAAGATTGGAAAAAAGTAAGTATCTTGAAAATTGGTTGCTTTTATAAAAATCTGTAATTCAGTACTAAAGTAAATGCATTATGAATACCTGTGAAGAAGTACATAAACATTTATATATTGGCCCAGTCTAAGAATTAAGAATGGTGTATGATAATGGGCTACATTTTCTTTCAGGAGATCATGGTTGGCTCCATGTACCAGGCTGAAACTCCATCTGGCCTTTGCAAATATAAAGAGAATCAGAAAGGTAAGTAAGAGCACTGGTATACACATCCCTAAATGTGGGAATACAGTACATGGTTATCCACGAATGCCTAAAAAGGTTAAATATTGGGGGAAAATGTAACTGAGAGAGAAACTGACAtcagtgtgtgtttaataaaccATCATTTGAATCCAGTATTGTTTATAAATGCAGTGTATGAAAACGATGACCAATTACTGTGGAATCCAGAATTTGTGCCTGAAGATAAAGTAGTAGAGTTCTTGACTGAAGCTTCAAAACGCTCTGGTGAAGAAAAGGGAGTTGAAGCTGTTCCTGAAGGATGTCATATCAAGGACAATGAACAGGTACATCCAAGAGGGAGTTGTGTTTTGGCACAGTGTGTTTCCAAATGTTGTTCTCGTTCTTCCTGGTTTTTACAGGATATATTTGATATTTTCAGCATTGGCTTAGACAGCTAACCAACCTATTGTTAAAATAACATTGCTTATTATATTACACAACAAGCGTAATGTATTAGTCCAAGGCTGATGGTTTTGGATAATTACTGGTGTGGTGCACACTTTACTTTGGTTCACCTTGACCAGTTGgtcattatttttttcctttccatTTTCCAGGCACTGTATGAGTTGGTAAAGTGTAATTTTGATACTGAAGAAGCACTACGAAGACTAAGATTTAATGTAAAAGCTGCCAGAGGtaagatttgtgtgtgtgtgtctgtgtgtatgtctatataatatgtatgtatataacaaCATTTTTATATGACCCGAGTGCATTGTGATCTTTTATGTTTTAgataattttataataataatattgcatgacTGCaattatattttgttgtttttccgTACTACTTTAAAGCTGGATAGGGGTGGCATAATTAAAAGATAATCCCAGGTGTGTATCTAATAACTAATAGGCTCTTctggttttattttgattttgtaaaaGTAGCCTAATTTCAGATACTGATGTATTGTTTGACCATATTTGTATGTGGATAGCCAATGTCTTGCATAAGATGAATACACAGCAAATGACACAGAGATCAATTTCTTGGACATTAGAATATCTAAAAGTGATTTGGGTTTTAAGACGACAATTTACAGAAAAATAACGGACAGAAATTCTTCAGGCATCCATTTTCCACCCTAAGATGTTGAAGGATAATTTACCTGTAAGCCAATTCTTTAGACTCCGGTGCCTTTGCTCCAGTAAGGAAGAATATATAGATAAATTGAAGGAAATGCCGGTAAGGTTCTCAGAGAGGGGTTATGGAAAAGGAATTGTCAAAAAAGCTTTGAAGAGGGCACTGGATGCACATAAAGAACATTTACTACAgctgaaaaaacaaaagaaaaaaaacttagtTCTCAAGTTTATCGTATAAAGTCAGACGTATTATTCAGAGACACTGGCATGTTTTACAATTACACACTTTTTCAGGTTCGTCCAATTTTAGCATTTAGACgtaataaaaacattaaagatTTTGTAGTTCATGCAGTATACGCAACAGCAGAAGCTTGTGTGGGAGATGCTCCTGCTGCGCAAACACTAAAAAACAACTTCTTTTCAAAATCCCAACACAGGTAAATGCATTATAGTGAGAGATTTTACTACgtgtccaattgtatttaggctcagctcaccgctaccacccctgcgctgactcgggagcaatGAAGAcaaacacgctgtcctccgaagcgtgtgccgtcagccaaccgcttcttttcactctgcaggcccgctgtgcagccaacccagagctactgtgtcggaggacaacacagctctgggcagcttacaggcaagcccacaggtgcccagccagtctacaagggtcactggtgtgcggtgagccgaggacaccctggccaacctaagccctccccccggCGGCGCTcggccccctgggagctcccgtccacggtcagcagtggaatagcctggactcgaaccggcgacatcaaggctatagggcgcatcctgcacacgacgcggagcgcctttaccggatgcaccactcgggatcCCCTACTCGGACGTTTTTTGgatcagtttatttaaaaaatgttttttctttaaagattCCTTAAATTTCTATTTCCATATTTTAGAAGAACTGTCAGTATGGACAGAGGAAGAATGTAGGAATTTTGAACAAGGACTAAAGGCATATGGAAAAGATTTTCACCTGATCCAAGGGAACAAGGTATTTTAATAGAGCTATACTTTTTGACTGCCtgtatctttattttaaataagagcacagcacacatctAAAAAATGAAAAGTACTTGTACTTTGCTTAGCTGTGTTTCAAGCTTGCTAAAACAGTACTCCAGCTGTTTGAAGGACTGTTGCAGTCTACATTGTTCTGTAGCTTTGTCTTTCACACacgcactgatgaaggcacttgcTTGTCTTGATTGGAGTTTAGTTTGACCTCATTTATTAGGATGCATCCAAATATAGTTAATCAGTcaagtaaatacaataaaaaaaaaactgcagaattTACTTGAACATTTAAGCTGCTGTCTAGCTGTGATACATGAGTATTAATATAGTTATTTGATTTGTAATAAATTAAATTTTACAGGTGAGAACTAGATCAGTAGGAGAATGTGTGGCCTTTTATTACATGTGGAAGAAATCTGAGCGTTATGATTTCTTTGCACAGCAAACCAGACTTGGAAAAAGGAAATACAATCTTCATCC
The Acipenser ruthenus chromosome 10, fAciRut3.2 maternal haplotype, whole genome shotgun sequence DNA segment above includes these coding regions:
- the LOC117407878 gene encoding mesoderm induction early response protein 1-like isoform X1; translation: MAEPSGSSSPGGSAGSDDHEFDPSAEMLIHDYDDERTLEEEELMEGENNFSTEIEDLAREGDMPIQELLSLYGYRTGGSPEQEEDGEVEEEEEEEEDEEELEDVDNDENSGSSGDMQGTKEERLKDSSGQEDETQSSNDDQAQSVTSHDTSELIRPRRCKYFESNDAEEESEEDEDYIPSEDWKKEIMVGSMYQAETPSGLCKYKENQKVYENDDQLLWNPEFVPEDKVVEFLTEASKRSGEEKGVEAVPEGCHIKDNEQALYELVKCNFDTEEALRRLRFNVKAAREELSVWTEEECRNFEQGLKAYGKDFHLIQGNKVRTRSVGECVAFYYMWKKSERYDFFAQQTRLGKRKYNLHPGVTDYMDRLLDETESAASSRAASPPPTTSNSSASHSERDDSSNQNGIAAHDPAEALSCLNEVKTEGLLANGPASHTQEPPPIEKDTNGCSKQDSLSDRECAIVTDGNDNSKHEENYDKPTKRRRLDHDVSSETDNPGTSAQETSSGLKPEESNTKGLNS
- the LOC117407878 gene encoding mesoderm induction early response protein 1-like isoform X2, encoding MAEPSGSSSPGGSAGSDDHEFDPSAEMLIHDYDDERTLEEEELMEGENNFSTEIEDLAREGDMPIQELLSLYGYRTGGSPEQEEDGEVEEEEEEEEDEEELEDVDNDENSGSSGDMQGTKEERLKDSSGQEDETQSSNDDQAQSVTSHDTSELIRPRRCKYFESNDAEEESEEDEDYIPSEDWKKEIMVGSMYQAETPSGLCKYKENQKVYENDDQLLWNPEFVPEDKVVEFLTEASKRSGEEKGVEAVPEGCHIKDNEQALYELVKCNFDTEEALRRLRFNVKAAREELSVWTEEECRNFEQGLKAYGKDFHLIQGNKQTRLGKRKYNLHPGVTDYMDRLLDETESAASSRAASPPPTTSNSSASHSERDDSSNQNGIAAHDPAEALSCLNEVKTEGLLANGPASHTQEPPPIEKDTNGCSKQDSLSDRECAIVTDGNDNSKHEENYDKPTKRRRLDHDVSSETDNPGTSAQETSSGLKPEESNTKGLNS
- the LOC117407878 gene encoding mesoderm induction early response protein 1-like isoform X3, which gives rise to MLIHDYDDERTLEEEELMEGENNFSTEIEDLAREGDMPIQELLSLYGYRTGGSPEQEEDGEVEEEEEEEEDEEELEDVDNDENSGSSGDMQGTKEERLKDSSGQEDETQSSNDDQAQSVTSHDTSELIRPRRCKYFESNDAEEESEEDEDYIPSEDWKKEIMVGSMYQAETPSGLCKYKENQKVYENDDQLLWNPEFVPEDKVVEFLTEASKRSGEEKGVEAVPEGCHIKDNEQALYELVKCNFDTEEALRRLRFNVKAAREELSVWTEEECRNFEQGLKAYGKDFHLIQGNKVRTRSVGECVAFYYMWKKSERYDFFAQQTRLGKRKYNLHPGVTDYMDRLLDETESAASSRAASPPPTTSNSSASHSERDDSSNQNGIAAHDPAEALSCLNEVKTEGLLANGPASHTQEPPPIEKDTNGCSKQDSLSDRECAIVTDGNDNSKHEENYDKPTKRRRLDHDVSSETDNPGTSAQETSSGLKPEESNTKGLNS